From a single Pseudomonas cremoricolorata genomic region:
- a CDS encoding antiterminator Q family protein, producing MKKRTYSDKPLGDTAYMLEQWGWWRMDGMGVPQYVCPLYALMRDNIPSVGGAKQYVITDDLALAVDGAVGRLTRRNAQMGGFIWLYYGAKWPALRIAREHNIGEAKARELINTGVAWIDCALEQLREAA from the coding sequence ATGAAGAAACGAACCTACAGCGACAAGCCCCTGGGCGACACCGCGTACATGCTCGAGCAGTGGGGCTGGTGGCGTATGGATGGAATGGGTGTGCCTCAGTATGTCTGCCCGCTCTATGCGCTGATGCGGGACAACATCCCATCGGTCGGTGGCGCCAAGCAGTACGTCATCACCGATGACCTGGCCCTGGCCGTCGACGGCGCCGTGGGTCGCTTGACCAGACGCAACGCGCAGATGGGCGGATTCATCTGGCTTTACTACGGAGCCAAGTGGCCAGCGTTGCGGATCGCTCGGGAGCACAATATAGGAGAAGCCAAGGCGCGCGAGCTGATCAACACCGGTGTGGCCTGGATCGACTGCGCGCTGGAGCAACTGCGCGAGGCTGCATAA
- a CDS encoding HNH endonuclease — MPMRPQRPCRASGCRLLHRNANGYCDAHAGQAKSYVREKPRETSTARGYGYKWQQARAGFLIKNPLCVRCQARGRVTASTDVDHIQPHRGDMTLFWDRANWQALCGPCHSAKTAGEDGGFGNNRRN, encoded by the coding sequence ATGCCGATGAGGCCCCAGCGACCCTGTCGCGCTTCAGGTTGCCGACTCCTGCACCGCAATGCCAATGGCTACTGTGATGCACACGCCGGCCAGGCTAAGAGCTACGTTCGTGAGAAGCCGCGTGAGACCTCAACTGCCCGTGGGTACGGCTACAAGTGGCAACAGGCACGCGCCGGCTTTCTCATCAAGAACCCGCTATGCGTACGCTGCCAAGCGAGAGGTCGCGTGACAGCATCGACTGATGTCGACCATATACAGCCACACCGAGGCGATATGACGCTGTTCTGGGATCGAGCCAACTGGCAGGCGCTCTGCGGTCCTTGCCACTCGGCCAAGACTGCCGGTGAAGACGGCGGATTCGGCAATAATCGCCGGAATTGA
- a CDS encoding phage terminase small subunit P27 family has product MPGVAGRSGRRPKPTAQKALAGNPGKRKLNKDEPDFALVTNVDPPEWLCEHATRVWQMLVPELLKAKVLALTDLHNVEAFCTAYGNWRMAQESVRNHGIVVAGATGGPVKNPALTAANEAMRQMVTFGSMLGLDPASRTRIIGGNKQKTTNPFAGLLSDL; this is encoded by the coding sequence ATGCCAGGGGTTGCCGGGCGCTCCGGCCGTCGCCCAAAACCCACGGCCCAGAAGGCGCTGGCCGGCAATCCCGGCAAGCGGAAGCTGAACAAGGACGAGCCTGATTTTGCCCTTGTGACCAACGTTGATCCCCCTGAATGGCTGTGCGAGCACGCTACCCGGGTGTGGCAAATGCTGGTGCCCGAGCTACTGAAGGCGAAGGTGCTGGCGCTCACGGACCTACACAACGTTGAAGCCTTTTGCACCGCCTACGGCAATTGGCGCATGGCCCAGGAGTCAGTGCGCAATCACGGCATCGTCGTTGCTGGCGCCACGGGCGGACCGGTGAAAAATCCGGCGCTCACCGCGGCGAATGAAGCGATGCGCCAGATGGTCACCTTCGGTTCAATGCTCGGCCTGGACCCGGCCAGCCGCACGCGGATCATCGGCGGCAACAAGCAGAAAACGACCAACCCCTTCGCCGGCCTCTTGAGCGACCTATGA
- a CDS encoding terminase large subunit produces MTRTKYTNVDKAMVWAKSVIKGKFPACRYIHQAIERHFEDIAASKSKSYPYKFDAAKAEKKLRLMQLLPHTKGEWAFKRQLITLEPWQLFGLACTFGWVRKKGGYRRFRESYWEVPRKNGKSVIAAGVGISMFTADNEFGAEVYSGATTEKQAWEVFRPARLMVSRSPMLIEAAGIEVNASNLNIPSNGSRFEPLIGNPGDGASPSCAIIDEFHEHDTAAQYDTMLTGMGARRQPLMFIITTAGPNIAGPCYDKRRQVIEMLNRTVPDDELFGYIWTLDEGDDWTDPKNLAKANPCIGVSVFQEYLESMLAKALRSARFTNTFKTKHLNLWVSAKTGFFNMESWKACEDKSLTLEQFEGQEWVAGFDLARKLDMNSRARLFWREIDGKIHYYSVAPAFWVPEDTANDVDNKRMTERFQAWVNTGHLTATPGAEVDYREILEDTKEANKLAPIRESPIDPHGATGLSHDLDDEGFNPITITQNYTNMSDGMKELEAAIEAGRFHHDGNPIMTWCIGNVIGKNLPGNDDVVRPIKQGDDNKIDGAVALIMTIGRILANAQPQGSVDDFLSRPMSM; encoded by the coding sequence ATGACCAGGACCAAATACACCAACGTCGACAAGGCGATGGTGTGGGCGAAGTCCGTCATCAAGGGCAAGTTTCCGGCGTGCCGCTACATCCATCAGGCGATCGAGCGACATTTCGAGGACATCGCGGCCAGCAAGTCCAAGAGCTACCCCTACAAGTTCGATGCAGCCAAGGCCGAGAAGAAGTTGCGGCTCATGCAGCTGCTGCCGCACACCAAGGGCGAGTGGGCGTTCAAGCGGCAGCTGATCACCCTTGAGCCTTGGCAGTTGTTCGGCCTGGCCTGCACGTTCGGTTGGGTGCGCAAGAAAGGCGGGTACCGCCGCTTCCGCGAAAGCTACTGGGAAGTGCCACGCAAGAACGGCAAGTCGGTGATCGCCGCCGGCGTCGGCATCAGTATGTTCACCGCCGACAACGAGTTCGGCGCCGAGGTGTACTCAGGCGCCACCACGGAGAAGCAAGCGTGGGAGGTGTTCCGGCCGGCCCGGCTGATGGTCAGCCGCTCGCCGATGCTGATCGAGGCGGCCGGTATCGAGGTCAACGCCTCAAACCTGAACATTCCGTCCAACGGCAGCCGCTTCGAACCATTGATCGGCAACCCTGGCGACGGTGCTTCACCGTCCTGCGCCATCATCGACGAATTCCACGAACACGATACCGCCGCCCAGTACGACACCATGCTCACCGGCATGGGCGCCCGTCGACAGCCGCTGATGTTCATCATCACTACGGCCGGTCCAAACATCGCGGGGCCGTGTTATGACAAGCGCCGCCAGGTCATTGAGATGCTGAACAGAACTGTCCCTGACGACGAGTTGTTCGGCTACATCTGGACCCTGGATGAGGGTGACGACTGGACCGACCCGAAAAATCTGGCCAAGGCCAACCCCTGCATAGGGGTGTCGGTATTCCAAGAGTATCTGGAGAGCATGCTGGCCAAGGCGCTCCGGTCAGCGCGATTTACAAACACCTTCAAGACTAAGCACCTGAACCTTTGGGTGAGCGCGAAAACCGGCTTCTTCAACATGGAGAGCTGGAAGGCCTGCGAGGACAAGTCGCTCACGCTCGAGCAGTTCGAGGGCCAGGAGTGGGTGGCAGGCTTCGACCTGGCGCGCAAGCTGGACATGAACTCGCGGGCGCGTCTGTTCTGGCGGGAGATCGACGGGAAGATTCACTACTACAGCGTGGCCCCGGCCTTCTGGGTACCGGAAGACACGGCCAACGACGTGGACAACAAACGCATGACCGAGCGCTTCCAGGCCTGGGTAAATACCGGCCACCTCACGGCCACGCCCGGCGCCGAGGTGGATTACCGGGAAATCCTCGAAGACACTAAGGAAGCCAACAAGCTGGCGCCGATCAGGGAAAGCCCTATCGACCCACACGGCGCCACTGGCCTGAGCCACGACCTGGACGACGAAGGCTTCAACCCGATCACCATCACCCAGAACTACACCAACATGTCCGACGGCATGAAGGAACTGGAGGCGGCGATCGAGGCGGGGCGCTTCCACCATGACGGCAACCCGATCATGACCTGGTGCATCGGCAACGTGATCGGCAAAAACCTGCCTGGCAACGACGATGTGGTGCGCCCTATCAAGCAGGGCGACGACAACAAGATCGACGGCGCGGTTGCGCTGATCATGACAATAGGCCGAATCCTTGCAAATGCGCAGCCGCAGGGTTCTGTCGACGACTTTCTCTCTCGACCGATGAGCATGTAA
- a CDS encoding phage portal protein has translation MADTDYSIDLRTRSPFWARMASFFVGGRLVSPEKGSQTGPVSASGVVGDSVVSDERSLQISTVFACVRLISTVTAGLPLDVFETKGDDRLKVGMDNPLARLLRFSPNQFMTAVEFREAMTMQLCFYGNAYALIERNSVGDVISLMPLMSVNMDVRLDNKRVVYRYRRDSEYADFKASEIFHLKGFGFNGLVGLSPIAFAAKTTGVAVAMEDQQRDFYANGAKSPQLLMTGEGKVLNKEQRAQVEENFKEISGGPVKKRLWVLEGGFTTQAIGVSPQDAETMTARKFQVSELARFFGVPPHLVGDVEKSTSWGTGIEQQNLGFLQYTLSPYLNRWEYAIERWLLKPGDVGRYHAEHNIDGLLRGDSAARASFMGTLADKGLRTINELRRLDNMPPLPGGDVATRQSQNVPITQLGKPDPASSGV, from the coding sequence ATGGCAGATACCGACTACAGCATTGACCTGCGCACCCGCAGCCCCTTCTGGGCGCGCATGGCGAGCTTCTTCGTCGGCGGCCGCCTTGTATCGCCGGAAAAGGGCTCTCAAACCGGACCTGTATCTGCCTCCGGGGTGGTAGGTGACTCAGTTGTGAGCGACGAGCGTTCGCTCCAGATATCTACGGTTTTTGCCTGCGTGCGCTTGATCTCTACCGTGACTGCAGGGCTGCCGCTGGATGTTTTCGAGACCAAGGGCGATGACCGCCTGAAGGTCGGGATGGATAATCCACTGGCCCGACTTCTTCGCTTCAGCCCGAACCAGTTCATGACCGCGGTGGAATTCCGCGAAGCCATGACCATGCAGCTCTGTTTCTACGGTAACGCCTACGCGCTGATCGAGCGCAACAGCGTAGGTGACGTGATCAGCCTGATGCCGCTGATGTCCGTCAACATGGACGTGCGCCTGGATAACAAGCGCGTTGTGTACCGGTACCGCCGGGACAGTGAATACGCTGACTTCAAAGCGTCGGAAATCTTCCACCTCAAGGGCTTCGGTTTCAACGGCCTGGTCGGTTTGTCGCCGATCGCCTTCGCCGCGAAGACCACTGGCGTGGCAGTCGCTATGGAGGATCAGCAGCGGGACTTCTATGCCAACGGCGCCAAGTCGCCCCAGTTGCTGATGACAGGCGAAGGGAAGGTGCTTAACAAGGAACAGCGCGCCCAAGTCGAGGAGAATTTCAAGGAGATTTCCGGAGGCCCGGTCAAAAAGCGGCTCTGGGTTCTGGAGGGCGGGTTTACCACCCAGGCCATCGGTGTCAGCCCCCAAGACGCGGAGACGATGACGGCACGCAAGTTTCAGGTGAGCGAGCTGGCCAGGTTCTTCGGCGTGCCGCCGCACCTGGTGGGCGACGTGGAGAAGTCCACCAGCTGGGGCACTGGCATCGAGCAGCAGAACCTCGGCTTCCTGCAGTACACGCTGTCGCCCTACCTCAACCGCTGGGAGTACGCCATAGAACGCTGGCTACTCAAGCCTGGCGACGTTGGGCGGTATCACGCCGAACACAACATTGACGGCCTGCTTCGTGGTGACTCCGCTGCGCGGGCGTCCTTCATGGGCACCCTGGCTGACAAAGGGCTGCGGACCATCAACGAGTTGCGCAGGTTGGACAACATGCCGCCCCTACCTGGCGGTGACGTAGCCACGCGGCAATCGCAGAACGTGCCCATTACTCAACTCGGCAAACCAGACCCCGCATCCAGCGGGGTTTGA
- a CDS encoding HK97 family phage prohead protease: MPSVCKTLAFDQAAIKFANGGAQGVFEGYASVFGVVDSDGDIIEPGAFAQALKSQSRAVAMFFNHRRNEIPVGKWLDLAEDSKGLHVRGELTPGNPQSEALKAAMMHGTVGGMSVGFGASKQDVTSIATGYSFRNVSRLTEISVCTFPANESATVSTLKSMDTIESIRDAENWLRDSAGLSKSEAQAFIARIKSAVRSESEGGDNIAALLERIKTFPKL, translated from the coding sequence ATGCCAAGCGTTTGCAAGACCCTGGCCTTCGATCAGGCCGCAATCAAATTCGCCAACGGCGGCGCCCAGGGTGTTTTCGAGGGCTATGCCAGTGTTTTCGGCGTGGTCGACAGCGACGGGGACATCATTGAGCCAGGAGCCTTTGCGCAGGCGCTCAAATCCCAATCGCGGGCCGTGGCCATGTTCTTCAACCACCGCCGCAATGAGATCCCGGTGGGCAAGTGGCTCGACCTCGCTGAAGACAGCAAGGGCTTGCATGTTCGTGGCGAGCTCACGCCTGGCAACCCGCAGTCCGAGGCCCTGAAGGCGGCGATGATGCACGGGACCGTGGGCGGTATGTCCGTCGGGTTCGGTGCGTCCAAGCAGGACGTCACGTCGATTGCCACGGGCTACTCATTTCGGAACGTGTCACGCCTGACCGAGATCAGCGTGTGCACCTTCCCGGCCAACGAATCGGCCACCGTGTCCACGCTCAAGAGCATGGACACCATCGAAAGCATCCGCGACGCGGAGAACTGGCTGAGAGATTCAGCTGGCCTCTCCAAGTCAGAGGCGCAGGCATTCATTGCCCGCATCAAGTCCGCAGTTCGGAGCGAGTCCGAAGGCGGCGACAACATCGCCGCGCTCCTGGAGCGCATCAAAACCTTCCCGAAACTCTGA
- a CDS encoding phage major capsid protein — protein MSELSDVQKAIETAQTRMQELFDAQKNEIQQNGVISKQLQTDLTTVQEELKTAGTRLFDIEQKLAGGSPDDPTKQKSFAERTAEDLKKSWDGKSSGKVDVKSFDKQLGSGAASAGALIQPQVNPGILMPGLRRLTIRDLLAQGRISSNSLEYVRENVFTNSAAPVAEGNLKPESNLTFTKETATVKTIAHWIQASRQVMDDAPMLESYVNNRLLFGLALVEEGQLLNGDGTGDNLNGLNKVATAYDTTLTVAGDTRADMIAHAIFQTSESEFEASGIILNPRDWHAIALLKDADGRYIFGGPAAFAAKVMWGLPVVATKAQAQGTFTVGGFDLASQVWDRMDATVEVSREDRDNFVKNMLTILCEERLALAHYRPKAIIKGAFPAAA, from the coding sequence ATGTCCGAACTTTCTGACGTACAGAAAGCGATCGAAACCGCACAGACCCGCATGCAGGAGCTGTTCGACGCCCAGAAGAACGAAATTCAGCAGAACGGCGTTATCAGCAAGCAGCTGCAGACCGATCTGACCACCGTACAGGAAGAGCTCAAGACCGCCGGCACTCGCCTGTTCGACATCGAGCAAAAGCTGGCCGGTGGCAGCCCCGACGACCCGACCAAGCAGAAGAGCTTTGCTGAGCGAACCGCTGAAGATCTGAAAAAGTCCTGGGACGGCAAGTCCTCTGGCAAGGTCGACGTGAAAAGCTTCGACAAGCAGCTCGGAAGCGGCGCGGCATCTGCCGGCGCCCTGATCCAGCCGCAGGTGAATCCGGGCATTCTGATGCCTGGCCTGCGCCGGCTGACCATTCGCGACCTGCTGGCCCAGGGTCGTATCAGCTCGAACTCGCTCGAATACGTGCGCGAGAACGTGTTCACCAATAGCGCCGCACCGGTGGCCGAGGGCAACCTGAAGCCAGAGTCGAACCTGACCTTCACCAAGGAAACGGCCACCGTCAAGACCATCGCTCACTGGATTCAGGCATCGCGCCAGGTGATGGACGATGCTCCGATGCTTGAGTCCTACGTCAACAACCGGCTGCTGTTCGGTCTGGCGCTGGTCGAGGAAGGCCAACTGCTCAACGGCGACGGTACCGGCGACAACCTGAACGGCCTGAACAAGGTGGCCACCGCCTACGACACCACCCTGACAGTGGCCGGCGATACGCGCGCAGACATGATCGCTCACGCCATCTTCCAGACCAGCGAGTCGGAATTCGAGGCGTCCGGGATCATCCTCAACCCGCGCGACTGGCACGCCATCGCGCTGCTCAAGGACGCCGATGGCCGCTACATCTTCGGCGGTCCGGCTGCCTTCGCAGCCAAGGTCATGTGGGGTCTGCCGGTCGTGGCCACTAAGGCCCAGGCTCAGGGCACGTTCACCGTTGGTGGCTTCGACCTGGCGTCCCAGGTCTGGGATCGCATGGACGCAACTGTTGAGGTCAGCCGCGAGGATCGCGACAACTTCGTCAAGAACATGCTGACCATCCTCTGCGAAGAGCGCCTGGCGCTGGCGCACTACCGCCCGAAGGCCATCATCAAGGGCGCATTCCCGGCTGCTGCCTAA
- a CDS encoding head-tail connector protein has product MKIAAQDLVPLATIKLHLRVEGDSEDTLIELYAESALAWALWYCDNPKLVEPGDFPASFKSALLLLIGHSYANREAIVTGTIAAELPLAVESLLWSSRDWYGPRDEVRV; this is encoded by the coding sequence ATGAAGATAGCCGCTCAGGACCTAGTGCCCCTGGCGACGATCAAGCTGCATTTGCGAGTAGAAGGCGACTCAGAAGACACGCTGATTGAGCTGTACGCGGAGTCTGCCCTTGCCTGGGCGCTTTGGTACTGCGACAACCCGAAGCTGGTAGAGCCCGGAGATTTCCCTGCCAGCTTCAAATCAGCGCTCCTGCTGCTTATCGGCCACTCCTACGCTAATCGCGAAGCGATCGTCACAGGCACCATCGCTGCGGAGCTGCCCCTGGCGGTCGAGTCCTTGCTCTGGTCGTCTCGCGACTGGTACGGGCCCCGTGATGAGGTGCGTGTATGA
- a CDS encoding phage head closure protein, producing the protein MRAGDLRHQVEIQHKVASRDPVTLEFGEPEWQVLAKVWAQINPLSARDLIAAQAAQSEATARIVIRYRPGVLSTMRIIHRDELYSIEGQPLEDPNSGREYLTLLVSKGIKDG; encoded by the coding sequence ATGAGGGCAGGTGACCTTCGGCATCAAGTCGAGATACAGCACAAGGTCGCTTCACGAGACCCGGTGACTTTGGAATTCGGCGAGCCAGAGTGGCAAGTGCTGGCAAAGGTGTGGGCGCAGATTAACCCCCTATCGGCCCGCGACCTTATTGCCGCTCAGGCTGCTCAGTCCGAGGCGACGGCCCGGATCGTGATCCGCTATCGACCAGGCGTACTTTCAACAATGCGCATCATTCATCGTGACGAGCTGTACAGCATTGAAGGTCAGCCGTTGGAAGACCCCAACTCTGGGCGCGAGTACCTGACGCTGCTGGTTTCGAAAGGGATAAAAGATGGGTGA
- a CDS encoding HK97-gp10 family putative phage morphogenesis protein: MGDGVDFSIIGLDSLLGKLDEVTYDTKRKGGRAALRKAAQVVVLKAKAGAERIDDKATGRSIADNIVLRWNGRLFKRTGDLGFRVGVLHGAVLRDGGDLSANAPTPHWRLIEFGTEKMAAVPFMRPALANSISEVTNTFVSEYEKSIDRAIRRAARRAATS; this comes from the coding sequence ATGGGTGACGGCGTCGATTTCAGCATCATCGGGCTGGACAGCCTGCTGGGGAAGCTGGACGAGGTGACGTACGACACAAAGCGCAAGGGAGGCCGTGCTGCATTGCGCAAGGCCGCTCAAGTCGTAGTGCTGAAGGCCAAAGCCGGCGCCGAGCGTATTGATGACAAGGCCACCGGTCGGTCGATAGCCGACAACATCGTGTTGCGATGGAACGGGCGTCTCTTCAAACGCACTGGCGATCTCGGGTTCCGCGTCGGCGTTCTACACGGCGCCGTGCTCCGGGACGGTGGCGACCTCAGCGCGAATGCGCCGACGCCTCACTGGCGCCTGATCGAGTTCGGTACCGAGAAGATGGCTGCTGTCCCCTTCATGCGCCCGGCCTTGGCTAACAGCATCAGCGAGGTGACCAACACCTTCGTGTCCGAGTACGAGAAGTCAATCGACCGAGCCATTCGACGCGCAGCGAGGAGGGCAGCAACCTCATGA
- a CDS encoding DUF3168 domain-containing protein, translating into MTPPIVQACLQSPAVTALLGSGTDMRLYSFGEAEQGVTKPYAVWQVVNGSPENYLAGRPDADGITLQVDIYATTGQKARQVRDAMRDAIELEAYITRWGAEGRDPATNNFRASFDVDWWVSR; encoded by the coding sequence ATGACACCACCTATCGTGCAAGCCTGCTTGCAGAGCCCTGCTGTGACGGCGCTGCTTGGCTCTGGCACTGATATGCGTCTCTATTCATTCGGGGAGGCAGAGCAGGGCGTTACCAAGCCATACGCCGTCTGGCAGGTCGTCAACGGCAGTCCCGAGAATTACCTGGCGGGTCGGCCCGATGCCGACGGGATCACGCTGCAGGTCGACATCTACGCCACCACTGGGCAGAAGGCACGCCAAGTCCGGGACGCGATGCGTGACGCAATTGAGCTTGAGGCCTACATCACCCGCTGGGGCGCTGAAGGTCGAGACCCTGCCACCAACAACTTTCGAGCCAGTTTCGACGTGGATTGGTGGGTATCCCGCTGA
- a CDS encoding phage tail tube protein: protein MSMKAQGAQLYALVRPLSGTGKRTVMEVECLTAFNPGGSPADQIDDTCLADTERKYKKGLRTPGQATATILADPRNASHVRMFQLSQDDEDEDILWALGWSDGKDIAPTANAAGDDFELPKTRTWCLFEGYVADFPFDFASNTSVSTAATIQRSGKLNWIVKDPA from the coding sequence ATGTCGATGAAAGCCCAGGGCGCCCAGCTCTATGCTTTGGTGCGGCCTTTGAGTGGCACTGGTAAACGGACTGTGATGGAGGTCGAATGCCTCACCGCGTTCAACCCTGGCGGTTCGCCGGCGGATCAGATCGATGACACCTGTCTGGCCGACACCGAGCGCAAATACAAAAAGGGCCTGCGAACCCCAGGCCAAGCTACCGCCACCATCCTGGCCGACCCGCGCAATGCGAGCCACGTCCGCATGTTCCAGCTTTCGCAGGACGATGAGGACGAAGACATCCTCTGGGCACTTGGCTGGTCTGACGGGAAGGACATTGCGCCTACAGCGAATGCCGCCGGCGATGACTTCGAGTTGCCGAAGACGCGCACCTGGTGCCTGTTCGAAGGCTATGTCGCCGACTTTCCGTTCGACTTCGCAAGCAACACGTCGGTGAGCACCGCTGCAACCATCCAGCGCTCCGGCAAGCTCAACTGGATCGTTAAGGACCCGGCATGA
- a CDS encoding phage tail assembly chaperone family protein, TAC, translating to MKLTLDSLKSSGSFTGRPVEKEIHWRQNGEDYTATIYVRPLGYQTAVNDVLSFNGKHDTIAGKIAASICDEHGYPVFSSPLDITHGPLDPAELEKDPDSQKRLGSLDGGLSVALLLAIQEVNDLGKTRSSPSSTSSGTNSSSAGSAARRSRKPRKT from the coding sequence ATGAAACTGACTCTCGACTCACTCAAGAGCTCGGGCTCTTTCACCGGCCGGCCAGTGGAGAAGGAAATTCACTGGCGGCAGAACGGTGAGGACTACACCGCGACCATCTATGTGCGCCCCCTGGGGTACCAGACCGCGGTGAACGACGTGCTGTCCTTCAACGGCAAGCACGACACGATTGCGGGCAAGATCGCTGCGTCTATCTGTGACGAGCACGGCTACCCGGTGTTCAGCAGCCCGCTCGACATCACCCATGGTCCGCTCGATCCGGCTGAGTTGGAGAAAGACCCGGATAGCCAGAAGCGCCTCGGCTCTCTCGACGGCGGACTTTCGGTCGCATTGCTGCTCGCCATTCAGGAGGTCAACGACCTGGGAAAGACCAGGAGCTCACCGAGCTCGACGAGCTCTGGCACGAACTCGTCCTCTGCGGGGTCGGCGGCGCGACGATCGCGCAAGCCAAGGAAAACCTGA
- the bamE gene encoding outer membrane protein assembly factor BamE domain-containing protein: MRNIFLIIFMALALSACVSGKRITQQQIDQIKVGETTEADVAAMLGKPMSYQVESDGARSVAWAWSYVAFGGVRSGSEVLTVTFGPDGKATKYGVAKYNSPNFGFR, from the coding sequence ATGCGGAACATCTTTCTCATCATCTTCATGGCGCTTGCGCTCTCAGCATGCGTAAGCGGGAAACGGATCACCCAGCAGCAGATCGATCAAATCAAGGTTGGAGAGACGACGGAGGCGGATGTCGCGGCGATGCTTGGCAAGCCCATGTCATATCAGGTCGAGTCCGATGGGGCTCGATCAGTTGCCTGGGCCTGGTCGTATGTAGCGTTCGGCGGTGTTCGATCCGGTTCCGAGGTACTGACAGTGACGTTCGGTCCTGACGGAAAAGCTACCAAGTACGGGGTGGCGAAATACAACTCCCCCAACTTCGGATTCAGGTGA